In Schizosaccharomyces osmophilus chromosome 2, complete sequence, the following proteins share a genomic window:
- the php3 gene encoding CCAAT-binding factor complex subunit Php3, producing the protein MSMDGFDYTNLLPIANVARIMKSALPENAKISKEAKDCVQDCVSEFISFITSEASEQCTQEKRKTITGEDVLLAMNTLGFENYAEVLKISLAKYREQQARSASMKESKQTRSEEDQ; encoded by the exons ATGAGTATGGATGGATTTGATTATACGAATTTGTTACCAATTGCGAATGTTGCGCGTATAATGAAGAGCGCGCTTCCTGAAAACGctaaaatatcaaaa GAAGCCAAGGATTGCGTTCAGGATTGTGTTAGTGAGTTTATCTCATTTATTACTAGTGAAG CTTCCGAACAGTGCACACAGGAAAAGCGCAAGACAATTACTGGAGAAGACGTCTTGCTTGCTATGAATACACTCGGATTTGAGAATTATGCTGAAGTATTGAAGATTTCTCTGGCAAAATACCGTGAA CAACAAGCCAGATCGGCCAGCatgaaagaatccaaacaaACTCGCTCAGAAGAAGATCAATAA
- the ala1 gene encoding mitochondrial and cytoplasmic alanine-tRNA ligase Ala1, with protein MFEMLGNWSFGDYFKKEAIQMAWVLLTEVYGLEKDQLYVTYFGGHEESGLGPDLEARQLWLDIGFHESRVLPGDLKDNFWEMGDQGPCGPCSEIHYDRIGNRSVPELVNMDDPNVLEIWNIVFIQYNREKDGTLRPLPNRHVDTGMGFERLVSVIQNKTSNYDTDVFTPLFEKIQELTGARPYTGKMGDEDADGIDTAYRVVADHVRTLTFAISDGGVPNNEGRGYVLRRILRRGARYVRKKFGVPIGSFFSQLSLTVVEQMGEFFPELHRKVADVRELLDEEEVSFSKTLDRGEKMFEQYAAIAKKSSSNVLQGNDVWRLYETYGFPVDLTHLMAEEAGIKIDEPGFEAAQAHSKEMSKRATKSGSSGGELLVLDVHALGDLAKMDAVPKTNDSYKHDDATLDSTVKAIYHRDGFQTATNGFESGEQIGILLDRTNFYAEQGGQENDTGHIVIDGNADFRVTNVQVYAGYVLHTGFLEYGNLNVGDKVTCEYDEIRRWHLMNNHTVTHVLNLALRNVLGEGIDQRGSLVSQEKMRFDFSYKSSVPIDKLLEVENFCNDQIKKNLPVYSKDVPLKDTKEINGLRAVFGEVYPDPVRLVCIGVDIDTLIKNPKNPEWHNYSIEFCGGTHVDKTGEMKDFVILEESGIAKGIRRIVSVTSTEANRVSRVANDFDARINELEKMPFGAAKETELKKIGVDLSKLTVSAVRKHNMREHVAKITKQFQDQVKAANAAEQKEAVNVIAEYFKENPEAHFVVAKVPISANAKALSFALAHTKKNLKDKSVYLVASDNVKVAHACLVSNEALQKITPQEWSQKVCLQIGGRSGGKGDTCQGVGDKAENVDTAIEEAIEFFQGKLTL; from the coding sequence ATGTTTGAAATGTTGGGCAATTGGTCATTTGGTGAttacttcaaaaaagagGCTATTCAGATGGCCTGGGTATTGCTTACCGAGGTATATGGTCTTGAAAAGGACCAGCTTTATGTCACTTACTTTGGTGGCCATGAAGAATCTGGCTTAGGACCTGATTTGGAAGCTCGTCAACTTTGGCTTGACATTGGTTTCCATGAGTCTCGTGTACTTCCTGGAGACCTCAAAGATAATTTCTGGGAAATGGGTGATCAAGGCCCTTGCGGTCCTTGCTCAGAAATTCACTATGATCGTATTGGTAACCGCTCCGTTCCTGAACTCGTCAACATGGATGATCCCAATGTTCTCGAAATTTGGAACATTGTCTTTATTCAATACAACCGTGAAAAAGACGGCACTCTTCGCCCCCTCCCTAACCGTCACGTTGATACTGGTATGGGTTTCGAGCGTCTAGTATCTGTCATTCAAAACAAGACGTCTAACTACGATACCGACGTGTTTACTCCTCTCTTCGAAAAGATTCAAGAGCTTACCGGTGCTCGTCCTTATACTGGAAAAATGGGCGATGAGGACGCGGATGGTATCGATACTGCTTATCGTGTTGTTGCTGACCACGTTCGTACCTTGACTTTTGCTATAAGCGATGGCGGTGTCCCTAATAACGAAGGACGTGGTTACGTCTTGCGTCGTATCTTGAGACGTGGTGCTCGCTATGTCCGTAAGAAGTTTGGTGTACCTATTGGAAGCTTTTTCTCCCAACTCTCTCTTACGGTCGTCGAACAGATGGGAGAATTCTTCCCAGAGCTTCACAGAAAGGTTGCAGATGTACGTGAATTATtggacgaagaagaagtttccttttccaaaactttaGATCGAGGTGAAAAAATGTTTGAGCAATATGCAGCTATCGCCAAAAAGTCTTCTAGCAACGTTTTGCAAGGAAATGATGTCTGGCGGCTTTATGAAACCTATGGCTTTCCCGTCGATCTTACTCATTTGATGGCTGAGGAAGCCGGTATTAAGATTGACGAACCTGGTTTTGAAGCTGCTCAAGCACATTCGAAGGAAATGAGTAAGCGTGCTACTAAGAGTGGCTCCTCTGGCGGTGAATTGCTAGTTTTGGACGTTCATGCCTTGGGCGATCTAGCAAAAATGGATGCAGTCCCCAAGACTAATGATAGCTACAAACACGATGATGCTACTTTAGATTCTACCGTGAAAGCTATTTATCATAGAGATGGCTTCCAAACTGCCACTAACGGTTTCGAATCTGGTGAGCAAATTGGAATCTTGCTTGATCGTACAAACTTTTACGCTGAACAAGGTGGTCAAGAGAACGACACCGGCCATATCGTTATTGATGGCAATGCCGATTTCCGTGTAACCAATGTTCAGGTTTATGCTGGCTACGTTTTGCATACTGGTTTCTTAGAATACGGCAATCTTAACGTCGGTGATAAGGTCACCTGTGAGTATGATGAAATTCGTCGTTGGCACTTGATGAACAATCATACCGTTACCCATGTTTTGAACCTTGCCCTCCGTAATGTTCTTGGAGAAGGTATCGACCAACGTGGTTCTTTGGTTTCTCAAGAAAAGATGAGATTTGACTTTTCTTACAAGTCGTCAGTTCCTATTGATAAACTTTTGGAAGTTGAAAATTTCTGCAACgatcaaattaaaaagaacTTGCCAGTCTATTCGAAGGATGTCCCCTTAAAGGACACAAAGGAAATTAATGGTTTGCGTGCCGTTTTTGGCGAAGTCTACCCCGACCCAGTTAGACTTGTTTGTATCGGTGTTGACATCGATactttaataaaaaacccCAAGAACCCCGAGTGGCATAATTATAGTATTGAATTTTGTGGTGGTACTCATGTTGATAAAACCGgtgaaatgaaagatttcGTTATCCTCGAAGAAAGCGGTATTGCTAAAGGTATCCGTCGGATCGTATCAGTTACATCCACAGAAGCTAATCGTGTTTCGCGCGTCGCTAATGACTTTGACGCCCGCATAAatgaattagaaaagatgCCTTTCGGTGCTGCTAAGGAAACcgaattgaagaagataGGCGTAGACCTTTCCAAGCTTACCGTATCTGCTGTTCGCAAGCATAATATGAGAGAGCACGTTGCCAAAATTACCAAGCAATTCCAAGATCAGGTGAAGGCTGCTAACGCTGCTGAGCAAAAGGAGGCTGTCAACGTGATAGCTGAATATTTTAAGGAGAACCCGGAAGCTCACTTTGTTGTCGCTAAGGTCCCTATCTCAGCCAATGCCAAGGCTTTGAGTTTCGCTCTCGCtcatacaaagaaaaacctcAAAGATAAGAGTGTTTACCTTGTGGCTTCTGATAATGTAAAGGTTGCTCATGCTTGCCTTGTTTCCAATGAGGCTTTGCAAAAGATCACTCCTCAAGAATGGTCTCAAAAGGTTTGCTTACAAATTGGAGGACGTAGTGGTGGTAAAGGTGATACTTGTCAAGGTGTTGGTGACAAGGCTGAGAATGTTGATACCGCCATCGAAGAAGCTATTGAATTCTTCCAAGGTAAATTGACTTTGTAG
- the mpn1 gene encoding poly(U)-specific exoribonuclease, producing 3' uridine cyclic phosphate ends Mpn1, whose product MSLVPYDSSDTESSEESDANVKDVPKLPEFFHDLYRKRRKTFDSPIFHEGRKRTKAHVEGLWAVQIYLDVDFHGPHKQKIEDIIASQSEFRSLFISEYGVGRNLHLSLSEFFRIASDERKAAFTTWKQECQRLQQRIIKYTLQDVCLLFNDEKTRMFIVLKATFENVNLLRKLLEISDKFMKKFEGKELRKDFLPHVSIAWAHAKQGDFEAWASCDRENLRFIKLETLLKQIQSAMLKSYTSENNSIKMLMGNTVHSVNMQ is encoded by the exons ATGTCTTTGGTACCGTATGACAGCTCAGATACAGAAAGCAGTGAGGAATCAGATGCCAACGTGAAAGACGTTCCTAAACTCCCAGAATTTTTTCATGATCTTTATAGAA AAAGACGGAAAACGTTCGATAGTCCCATCTTTCACgaaggaagaaaacggACGAAGGCTCATGTGGAAGGTCTATGGGCAGTTCAGATTTACCTGGATG TGGATTTCCATGGTCcccataaacaaaagattgaGGATATCATAGCCTCGCAGTCAGAGTTTAGAAGTCTATTTATTTCAGAGTATGGTGTCGGGAGAAATTTGCACCTGAGTTTGTCAGAATTTTTTAGAATTGCATCTGACGAAAGGAAAGCTGCTTTTACGACTTGGAAACAAGAATGCCAACGCCTACAGCAAAG AATAATCAAATACACGCTTCAAGACGTAtgccttttgtttaatgATGAGAAAACTCGAATGTTTATCGTACTGAAAGCAACTTTCGAAAATGTAAATCTCTTGAGAAAACTGTTAGAAATTTCAGATaagtttatgaaaaaattcgaGGGAAAAGAGTTACGAAAG GACTTTCTTCCCCATGTCTCAATTGCTTGGGCACATGCTAAGCAAGGCGATTTTGAAGCTTGGGCCAGTTGCGACAGGGAAAATCTACGATTTATAAAACTAGAAACACTACTGAAGCAGATTCAATCGGCAATGCTAAAGTCGTATACATCCGAAAATAACAGTATAAAAATGCTGATGGGAAATACGGTTCACTCTGTCAATATGCAATGA
- the cka1 gene encoding serine/threonine protein kinase Cka1 → MNQSEWAPVVSVSRVYAHVNEELPREYWDYENMEDTFGYQDNYELLRKVGRGKYSEVFEGINVLNNSKCIIKVLKPVKYKKIKREIKILQNLTGGPNIIALLDVVRDPESKTPSLIFEYVDNIDFRTLYPTLSDYDIRYYSHELLKALDFCHSRGIMHRDVKPHNVMIDHKRRKLRLIDWGLAEFYHAGMEYNVRVASRYFKGPELLVDFREYDYSLDIWSFGVMFAALIFKKDTFFRGRDNYDQLVKIAKVLGTDDLFAYIGKYQIVLDRQYDNVLGHYPKRDWYSFVNRENRQLANDDAIDFLSRLLRYDHQERLTCKEAMAHPYFNVLKQS, encoded by the exons ATGAATCAGAGTGAATGGGCTCCTGTAGTCTCAGTTTCGCGGGTTT ATGCTCATGTAAATGAGGAACTCCCGCGTGAGTATTGGGACTATGAAAACATGGAAGACACTTTTGGGTATCAGGACAATTACGAGCTTTTACGGAAAGTAGGACGAGGAAAATACAGCGAGGTTTTCGAAGGAATAAATGTTTTGAACAACTCTAAATGTATTATAAAGGTGTTAAAACCTGTTAAATATAAGAAGATTAAGCGtgaaatcaaaatcttACAAAACTTAACTGGAGGCCCGAATATCATAGCTTTGCTTGATGTCGTTCGTGATCCAGAG AGCAAAACTCCTTCCTTAATATTTGAATATGTAGACAACATAGATTTCCGGACACTCTACCCTACATTATCTGACTATGATATTCGATACTATTCGCATGAATTGTTGAAGGCATTGGACTTTTGCCATTCTCGAGGTATTATGCATCGTGATGTAAAGCCTCATAATGTTATGATTGATcacaaaagaagaaagcttCGTTTAATTGATTGGGGTTTGGCCGAATTTTACCATGCGGGTATGGAGTATAATGTTCGTGTCGCTAGTCGATATTTCAAAGGACCAGAACTTTTGGTTGATTTCCGTGAATATG ATTACTCCTTGGACATTTGGTCTTTTGGGGTTATGTTTGCGGCATTGATTTTTAAGAAAGATACCTTCTTCCGTGGCCGTGATAATTATGACCAATTGGTGAAGATTGCAAAAGTGTTAGGAACTGATGATCTTTTTGCCTATATTGGAAAATACCAAATTGTTTTAGATAGACAATACGACAACGTCCTTGGGCACTACCCCAAACGTGATTGGTACTCTTTTGTGAATCGGGAAAACCGACAGCTGGCAAATGATGATGCCATTGATTTCCTTTCGCGACTTCTTCGTTATGATCATCAGGAACGGTTAACCTGTAAAGAGGCCATGGCGCACCCTTACTTTAATGTTTTGAAGCAGTCCTAA
- the hcn1 gene encoding anaphase-promoting complex subunit TPR lobe accessory factor Hcn1/Apc12: protein MLRKQPTAIQITAEDVFEYDDEKLKENHDFSSPSHNVSHRPKDTFTSMQEKKNLSKERRIGIAPGQDQYAQP, encoded by the coding sequence ATGTTGCGAAAACAACCAACGGCAATTCAGATTACCGCGGAAGATGTTTTTGAGtatgatgatgaaaagcTGAAAGAAAACCACGACTTTAGCTCGCCTTCTCATAATGTATCTCATAGACCAAAAGACACGTTTACGTCCATGcaggagaagaagaatctaTCGAAAGAGCGAAGGATCGGTATTGCACCTGGACAGGATCAATACGCCCAACCCTAA
- the hpt1 gene encoding guanine/xanthine/hypoxanthine phosphoribosyltransferase Hpt1 has protein sequence MEPVRLYYSYNDVHKMCAEQANHILQVFRPDVIIAIGGGGFIPARILRTFLKKKGSKNIPIQAIGLSLYEDLTTDSPEEVPGVEVKRTQWLDFSTLGMVSLVGKNILIVDEVDDTRTTLHYAVRELERDVAKQAKLLNREHEKTSFGIFVVHNKVKPKNAELNKELVENYYFAGCNTPDYWIMYPWEAMDIDEHDALVAKQKAKLSDKSA, from the coding sequence ATGGAGCCAGTTCGTCTTTACTATAGCTACAACGATGTTCATAAAATGTGTGCTGAGCAAGCCAACCACATCCTACAAGTTTTTCGACCGGATGTGATTATTGCCATTGGCGGTGGTGGTTTTATTCCTGCTCGTATTCTCCGTACcttcttgaagaagaagggaAGCAAAAACATTCCCATTCAAGCCATTGGTCTCAGCTTGTATGAGGATCTAACCACCGACTCTCCTGAAGAAGTCCCAGGTGTCGAGGTCAAACGTACCCAGTGGTTGGATTTCAGTACTTTGGGTATGGTCAGCTTGGTCggaaaaaacattttgaTTGTGGATGAAGTCGACGATACCCGTACTACTCTTCACTATGCTGTTCGTGAGTTGGAGCGCGATGTTGCAAAGCAAGCAAAACTATTGAACCGTGAACATGAAAAGACTAGTTTTGGTATTTTCGTCGTTCACAACAAGGTCAAACCCAAGAATGCAGAACTCAACAAAGAGCTTGTCGAAAACTACTACTTTGCCGGCTGCAATACTCCCGACTACTGGATCATGTATCCTTGGGAAGCTATGGACATTGATGAGCATGATGCCCTTGTCGCCAAGCAGAAAGCCAAATTGTCTGACAAGTCTGCTTAA
- the zhf1 gene encoding ER zinc importer, CDF family, Zhf1, with protein MDFSRQTRIILLLTIDITFFFIEIITGYAIDSLALIADSFHMLNDIASLFIALWATKLAHSTDYEAKYTYGWQRAEILGALANGVFLIALCMFIFLEAIQRFIEPPSVTNPTLMLFVGSMGLISNIIGMFLFHDHSHAHGHGHDHHQASNARNYEFPEEVDDIESVLPSTIVNRCHFQGVPHDHPAADIAATENSPLLSYIGSPSGSNVSRKSPSNHGTIPDSSPHKDQHKPKRSLNMHGVFLHVLGDALGNVGVISAALVIGYTDYSWRYLFDPCVSVLLTFIILLSAIPLCKSAALILLQVAPQSIRIEDVSYLISQLNGVESVHELHIWQLSDVKLIATVHVCVTLPDDRGESYMKMTKDINRVLQSFGIHECTIQPEFANHPSLCPSAN; from the coding sequence ATGGATTTTTCACGCCAAACCCGTATTATCTTGCTTTTGACTATCGACAtcacctttttctttattgaaaTTATTACAGGCTATGCGATTGACTCACTGGCTCTTATCGCCGATTCTTTCCATATGCTAAATGACATTGCCAGTTTGTTCATTGCACTTTGGGCAACTAAGCTCGCTCATTCCACCGATTACGAGGCTAAATACACCTATGGTTGGCAAAGAGCTGAAATTCTTGGTGCTTTAGCCAATGGCGTCTTTTTGATTGCCCTTTGCATGTTCATCTTCTTAGAAGCTATCCAACGCTTTATTGAACCACCTTCCGTTACGAATCCTACACTTATGCTCTTTGTCGGATCTATGGGCCTTATTAGCAATATTATTGGCATGTTCCTTTTCCACGACCATAGCCATGCCCATGGCCATGGCCACGATCACCATCAGGCATCTAATGCTCGTAACTACGAATTCCCAGAAGAAGTTGATGATATTGAGTCAGTCTTACCTTCCACTATCGTCAACCGTTGTCATTTCCAAGGTGTTCCTCATGACCATCCTGCTGCTGACATCGCTGCCACCGAGAACTCCCCCTTGCTTAGCTACATTGGTTCCCCCTCTGGCTCCAATGTTTCCAGAAAGTCTCCTAGCAACCACGGAACCATTCCAGATTCTTCTCCCCATAAAGATCAACACAAACCCAAGCGTAGCCTCAATATGCATGGCGTTTTCCTTCACGTATTGGGAGACGCCCTTGGTAACGTCGGCGTGATCAGTGCAGCCTTAGTAATTGGATATACAGACTACTCTTGGCGCTACCTATTCGATCCTTGCGTAAGTGTTTTGCTCACCTTTATCATCCTCCTCAGCGCCATTCCCCTTTGCAAGTCTGCCGCTTTAATTTTATTGCAAGTTGCTCCTCAAAGCATTCGCATAGAAGATGTCTCGTACCTCATCAGTCAATTAAATGGTGTTGAATCCGTCCACGAACTTCACATCTGGCAATTGTCTGACGTAAAGTTAATTGCTACTGTTCACGTTTGCGTTACTCTTCCCGATGACCGAGGTGAGTCTTATATGAAAATGACCAAGGACATCAATAGGGTCCTTCAATCCTTCGGCATTCATGAATGTACCATTCAACCTGAATTTGCCAATCATCCGTCCCTTTGCCCTTCTGCCAACTAA
- the pst2 gene encoding Clr6 histone deacetylase complex subunit Pst2, whose amino-acid sequence MEQAISVSKNDFRSSINENYQSGTVPMNDNYRNSRADIEKESAAFIRIFGEKLFHYPSLYTAFVEIVKALDEQIIDFPGFIERVHVLLNDFPELLLELNTLLPSSYQFLPSNGGINGLQFTTPTGTVSRPYSYAASYADVPSCYHRAISCVAKVKRALKNNDASFQQFQLILQQFSSSEISAEELQSKVASLLSDFPTLLQQFQQFLPNSVFYSSTPPLGSYPIRTVQSSNFRLSNLSDFNTPPSSVHDTIATAFPSVSQADAIGFFKQVQHQLPSLDIYHEFLKLINLYVQNIISRDTLLARSFAFLRSIPDLWKSFQLILHFNPQEFPNIYYTATSDHSDYGPSYRLLPLEERMSPCSGRDELAWSILNDEWVSHPTWASEESGFIVQRKTPYEDAMTKLEEERYEFDRHIEAINWTIKTLDNLAVRLEEMSEEEQKGYQLPPGLGLRSKSIYEKTIKLVYTADHYKIILNALETMPSATLPIVLKRLIEKREEWRSAKESLQPTWRNTEFKNYDKSLDPQCIYFKAKDKKIVTPKLLLAEAETIHGQTSMQFPFFSETSFDFSTIYDNENVLFDVCYIVCTFVVCNSPSGLKKVENFFKNTLPLFFGIDKQKLAKFLDPVFHGPNYDSSAESMYGNKIIRRKRSNSITQLTELSKHQKISEQRQSRSAAAARKKGDVINNAVNSDDTPSDNGSPASNSKQQLSRPAAAIVASLKYPSHPENCLLDESNREKAVPNNQTTFDEKFPFMKTDEVNQVEQYGYSAIYVFFRLFNMLYDRLLQLKNLENCVEDAQRQIKPNPVAQEHKLWRSRESELPELPEEDTYYNKTFVMSLRLIYGVLDQNQFEDYMRFYYGNKAYELYTVDKLVWSVAKQVHHIVSDGKFKHVLGVIEEYNSRSTPKRSYDEFLYRMNLERYLNSDEMLFRFAWNFDAKRFSINLLRRANVTLDETLESQRQGWKKYLEDYIAQKGTDCVSYKNYRCPFLCRTIPFEGTSGMARMSLQTRLMSSLCFLSDLKARLCINSFKLLYVPCTQDAYLSRDYLLLNNPESLGIQSARSSRWKARLDTLHTKLFDGQLNNVSFESLFI is encoded by the exons ATGGAACAAGCAATATCGGTTTCCAAAAATG ACTTCAGATCGTCAATAAACGAGAACTATCAAAGTGGGACTGTACCCATGAATGACAACTATCGAAATAGTAGGGCAGATATTGAGAAGGAATCGGCTGCTTTTATTCGCATTTTTGGTGAAAAGCTATTTCACTATCCTTCTCTTTACACAGCGTTTGTGGAGATAGTGAAAGCTTTGGACGAACAAAT TATTGATTTTCCCGGGTTTATTGAACGAGTGCACGTTCTCTTGAACGACTTCCCAGAATTGCTACTTGAACTTAATACTctccttccttcttcctaTCAATTTCTACCGTCGAACGGAGGAATCAACGGATTGCAATTTACTACTCCAACTGGTACCGTATCACGACCTTACTCCTATGCCGCTAGCTATGCAGACGTTCCCAGTTGCTACCACCGAGCTATTAGTTGCGTtgcaaaagtaaaaagggCATTAAAAAACAACGATGCATCctttcagcaatttcaGCTGATTCTTCAACAATTTTCGAGTTCTGAAATTAGTGCGGAGGAGCTTCAAAGTAAAGTAGCCTCTTTACTCAGCGATTTTCCTACGTTACTTCAGCAGTTTCAACAATTTTTACCAAACTCGGTATTTTACAGTTCAACACCTCCGTTGGGGTCATATCCGATACGAACGGTTCAGAGCTCCAACTTTCGACTTAGTAACCTTTCTGATTTCAATACTCCACCATCCTCCGTTCATGATACTATAGCCACAGCTTTTCCGTCTGTTTCCCAAGCTGATGCTATAGGGTTTTTCAAACAAGTACAACACCAACTACCGAGTCTCGATATATATcatgaatttttaaaactAATCAATCTTTATGTCCAAAATATTATTTCTCGGGATACATTGTTGGCCAGAAGTTTTGCCTTTTTACGATCCATTCCTGACTTATGGAAGAGCTTTCAACTGATTCTGCATTTTAATCCTCAAGAATTTCctaatatttattatactGCCACGTCTGATCACTCTGATTATGGTCCAAGTTAtcgtcttcttccattGGAGGAACGTATGAGCCCATGTAGTGGTAGAGATGAGTTAGCTTGGTCTATTCTAAATGATGAATGGGTCAGTCATCCCACTTGGGCTTCCGAAGAAAGTGGTTTCATTGTCCAACGAAAAACTCCTTATGAGGATGCCATGACAAAACTGGAAGAAGAGCGTTATGAGTTTGATCGACATATCGAGGCTATTAACTGGACTATTAAAACCTTAGACAATCTAGCGGTCCGTTTGGAAGAGATgtcagaagaagaacaaaaaggtTATCAACTACCACCTGGCTTAGGCTTGCGGTCGAAAAGTATTTACGAGAAAACAATCAAGCTAGTATATACCGCTGATCATTACAAGATTATACTGAATGCTTTAGAAACTATGCCTTCGGCTACTCTTCCTATAGTTCTAAAACGattgattgaaaaaagagaagaatgGCGATCAGCGAAAGAATCTTTACAGCCTACTTGGAGAAATAcagaatttaaaaattatgaTAAAAGTTTGGATCCTCAATGCATATACTTTAAGGCTaaggataaaaaaatagttaCTCCTAAGCTTTTGCTCGCCGAAGCAGAGACCATACATGGCCAAACATCTATGCAATTCCCATTTTTTAGTGAGACTTCTTTTGACTTTTCAACCATTTACGATAATGAGAATGTTCTTTTCGACGTGTGCTACATAGTATGTACCTTTGTGGTATGTAATTCCCCTTCCGGTCTCAAAAAAGtcgaaaacttttttaaaaatactCTTCctctattttttggaattgataaacaaaaattagCGAAGTTCTTAGATCCTGTTTTCCATGGCCCCAATTATGATTCTTCCGCTGAAAGTATGTatggaaacaaaatcataCGCAGAAAACGATCAAATTCGATTACCCAATTGACTGAGCTTTCAAAacatcaaaaaataagcGAGCAGCGACAAAGTCGTTCAGCAGCTGCTGccagaaaaaaaggggACGTTATTAATAACGCTGTGAATTCCGACGATACTCCTTCTGATAACGGTAGTCCagcttcaaattcaaagcaGCAGTTATCTCGTCCTGCTGCAGCAATTGTGGCAAGTTTGAAGTATCCTAGTCATCCTGAAAATTGTTTGTTGGACGAAAGTAATCGGGAGAAAGCTGTCCCGAACAACCAAACAACTTTTGATGAGAAGTTTCCGTTTATGAAAACCGATGAAGTCAATCAGGTTGAGCAATACGGCTATTCTGCAATTTATGTCTTTTTCCGTCTATTCAATATGCTATATGACCGGTTATTACAACTGAAGAATCTGGAAAACTGCGTAGAGGATGCTCAGAGACaaataaaaccaaatcCTGTGGCTCAAGAGCACAAGCTATGGAGAAGCAGAGAAAGCGAATTACCTGAGCTCCCGGAGGAAGATACATACTACAATAAAACATTCGTCATGTCATTACGACTCATATACGGTGTCCTGGATCAGAATCAGTTTGAAGATTACATGCGTTTTTATTATGGTAACAAAGCCTATGAACTGTACACGGTTGACAAATTGGTATGGTCAGTAGCTAAACAAGTACACCACATTGTGTCTGATGGAAAATTCAAACACGTGCTGGGTGTCATTGAAGAATATAATAGCCGGTCTACGCCAAAACGGTCCTATGATGAGTTTTTATATCGCATGAATTTGGAGCGGTATCTAAATTCTGATGAAATGTTGTTTCGGTTTGCGTGGAATTTTGACGCAAAGCGATTTTCTATTAATTTGTTGCGACGTGCTAATGTTACTTTGGATGAGACGTTAGAAAGCCAACGGCAAGGATGGAAGAAGTATTTGGAAGATTACATCGCTCAAAAGGGAACCGACTGCGTTTCCTATAAAAATTACCGGTGTCCTTTCTTATGTAGAACGATTCCTTTTGAAGGAACATCTGGAATGGCCCGAATGTCATTACAGACAAGACTGATGAGTTCGCTTTGCTTTCTATCTGATTTAAAAGCTAGACTGTGTATTAATTCATTTAAGCTACTATATGTTCCTTGTACTCAAGACGCTTACTTAAGCCGTGACTACTTGCTATTGAATAATCCCGAGTCGCTTGGTATACAGTCTGCTCGTTCTTCTCGGTGGAAGGCACGTTTAGACACCCTACATACCAAGTTGTTTGATGGGCAACTTAATAATGTTTCGTTTGAATCTCTATTTATATAG